tgtaagtaATCCCGCAACTGGAAAAGGTACTGCAGAAAGCATCTCATAcgaattccttttctttttcttgtagcTTAATGTGGGGAGGCAGCAGAGTTACAGTGAAGGAGCTCAGCTTTGAGCCCCACCAGAACTGTAGTAAGCTCCGCTTGGCTGATCTTCTCATTGCAGAGCAGGAGCATAGTAGGTAAGAAAGAATGTGCAGTAGCTACAAGTGCTCTTGGGGTCTGGGTGTCTCCAGTGATGTGAGGAAATATGCTGAACCTCGGGAGGACTGTTGAGCTCCAAATGAGAAATACAGGTCTCTGTCTCTCCTCCTGTCTCTTGCCACTCCATTTGCTCCCCAGTGGACAATACAGGAGAAGATGATACTTTCTTCTTGTATGTCTGGATTAATGCTTCATCATGTATTTCTTGGGTGGCTTATTTATAGATTCTCCTAGTCTGACAGTAAGTGCTGTTTCCTTAATGCCTCCTCATCTACAGTTCTTTTAAAGTCTTGGGAATTTTACTGAAAAGTTAGAACCGCTCACATATTGTTAAAAACAGCTAGAAGGCCAGGACTCTTTTAATCTCAGATTTAcctcacaattttttttttctcttgctttgcaGTAAACTCCGTCATCCTCATTTGCTACAGTTGATGTCTGTTTGTCTGTCCAGTGACTTGGAGAAAACCCGTTTAGTTTATGAAAGGGTTAACTTTGGTTCTCTCTACAGCATCCTTCATGAAAGGGTAATTggaatacttattttttaaatagtatgcATCTGTCTAAGTTACTGGAGAAACTGCAGTCAAAGGCAAGAAATTCTAAGAGTTCATTCTGCTTCAGAGCGAATTTTGGCATAGTCTATCTTCTTAATTATTTGTTAAGGTATTATTAGTTGATTTGATTTTGAGAACAAACATTATTTAGCAAGTGGAATTTGTCTGACTTTTACTACAGTATGTTTCCTATTTGCTTTCTTTACCTTATTCTGTACAATAATAGTTTTCCCCTGCATCAAGCCTTAAAGACCTGCAATATGAATTTGgtacttctgttttgttttggtttttttttttcagcgtACAGAATTCCCAGTACTGCACATGGAGACAATTTTACATGTGCTGCTTCAAATTAGTGATGCTCTGCGTTTTCTACACTCCCGTGGGTTTATCCACCGTTCGCTTACCTCCTACGCAGTTCAAATTGTTTCTTCTGGTGAGGCAAAGTTGTGCAACTTGGAATACATGATAGAGAGGTAAGAAACTTCCTCACTGTTTCTGTGAAAGGGACAAACACAAAGTCAGATTTAGTGCTAACTCTGCTGAAGTGCCCCTCTTGATGACTGAGGTCTCCTGCCTCTGAGTCAGGCAGCAGAGTTACAGGAGTAAAGAACTCCAAATTATTCCTGCTCAGGTACATTACCTTTGCCACAGGCAGTATGGCATGTTTCAGGTGGACATAGTTTCTGTGTAATAAGTATCTGAAAATAGGAACTAGTAAGAGAAGCAGGTCTTTAGTGGAGCATAAAAATACTGTCATAGAGAAATAGAACCTAATTTACAGAACAGAGGTGGAATTCCTCTTTGAGTCACTAATTCTGCTACTGGGCTGGAAATAAGTCTCCTCTGGTTATACTAAACTTGTACTTATGGAGGCTTACCTGAAACGGTTGAAGATTTCACCTTCTGGATATAAGCttacattgcaaaataaatgttgacAGACTAGGTGGCACAGTCTTGTATTTTGTCCACAGTCAGAGAGCACCAGCCAGACCTAAAGGTTTGTTTGTAAAATTCCCACTGGGAAACTTTTGGGtttctctgatttctttttgAGTGTAAATTTGTTAAAGGAGGTGTTACTTTCGCCAAGTCTTTGCTGTAATGTGCCAAAACACATTCACTGGTGTGAAAATATtacccatttttattttcaggtatACTCTGGACCTTTTAGTTATTTAAACCAAAAGCAGATATAACAAACTCAAATGTCTAATTCCAAAATATATACATTCTAGTTGAGTGTGCTGTATGTCCCAATTTacaacttttttccctttgtacaGCAAAGATCATGGAGAACACAGTGATCTGACACGTATTCCTGTCCCAGTGCAGCTGTATAAGTGGTGCTCTCCTGAAGTAATCCTTGAAAAAGTTGTCACGGTCAAATCGGATATTTATAGCTTCTGTACGGTAGTGCAGGAGGCCTTGACAGGTATATCTATAGGTTTAGGCTTTTGTCACTAGAATATCCCACTGACTGTTTTCAATGCAGACCCTCAGCCCCCACATGTCTGTTTAATTCATCTCTGTGACTGGATCAGACCTTGCTGCTCATACGGACTTAACTTGGAAAAGGAACCTCCAAGCAAAAGCCCACAAATGTTAATGGCAGTAGCAAAGACTACCAGATACTTTTGCAAAATGTAATCAGAAGACTTAAAATTGCATAACTAGATGATGAGATTAATGGTTGGTATTAGAGATATGCTGTCTTGTGTATGGTGTTTTTCTGCTGGTTATCTTTTCACACGAGCACAGCAAAACTTTCAGTTAAGTCTTTGGGATGTGCAAAACAAGCCTGTGCATCTTTAGTCTTTTTGATCACTAAGATAACAAGAACAATACATTATCTGTAAGTTCTTACAGGCAATGTAATGCATGTTATGTATTGACTTTGGCTATTTTGACAGTGAAATGGGATAAACAATTACCCTAAAAATTAAGCCGTCTATTAGCTCATTGGTAATGAAGAATCCAGAGCGTGGTTTCCAGTGTAACTGTCCTCTAGAGATTGCTGTCAGCTCTCATTAAAGCGGCCGTGGCTGTAATAAGATAAGTACGAGATGCCAGACTGGATTGAGTGCTCGTTTGGTTCATGACAGTAGTTGTAAATTAGGGAATGTGTGGACAAGAACAATAATGCTTCAGTATCTCTGattctttcatcttcttttctaCTTTCATTAAGATTGATATACAGCTTGTGACATAAAGTCTATATTTATGTCTTGCAGAGACCCCTCCCTGGAAAGGTCTTGAAGACTCATCTATTGAACAGCTCATAATTTCAGGACAACAGTTAGAAACAGACGTCAGGCTTCCTATGCCCTATTACAATATCGTAAACTCAGGGCTAGAACCTAAACAGAAGAACCGCTCAGTGAAACTTCAGGATATTCAGTATATACTGAAAAATGACTTAAAGGTGACCTGTGGGATTGTAGCCtttcatgtatttaaaatgGCAGAGTTCTGTGTCCATTCATATTCAAGTTCTTCTGATTAAATCTGGGTGGGAGGCTTTTTGTGTGTAATCTGAACACTGAGTATCCTTTCCTGATCATGCAGACAAACCACCTtaaaagagaaggcagagacaTAGAACTGCTACTATAGTTGTcttttatagcttttttttttgtattacagGACTTAACTAAGTTTCAAACTGGTCATGCTGAGGGACTCTCAAAAGCACAAGGGCCTACTGTTTTTGCAGATGTGAACATCTGTTTGACATCAGCTTTTAGCTATCGGAAGAGAACACAGGGATTGCAGGGAGAAGAGATAACCAAGGCTGGTGAGTTTCTTTTAGCAAGATGTCACTGTCCTTCACTTAGCATGCTCCTCACTCCATAAAGGTctaatataaataattaaatgtgaGCACTTAGCTTTGGATTCCAGCTACCATCCTAATTGCTGGTGTAAACTCAAGACTGTAAGtctgattaatattttaagttcaggcacactgttttcagcagagGTGTTAAATGCTCATGTAATCTCTATCAAACATTAACTGCTAAGTGTACAGAAGCAGTGCGTTGTTTGGACATTTGGAGAAATAGCTTAACActtaaaatcaaatttttcagacagccctgctgccccaagACACTCTCTTTTTCCAGAGGAGAATAGTGCTGTAGTGGACCATGAGGCACCAACCGGTCCACAGCTGGTTGCACAGGACGAAAGTCCTGATGTAGCTTCTGAACTCCCAGCGACCCTCAGTGTCAGCGATGCGGATGACAGCCTCTGTAGCTTTGAAATCAATGAAATCTTTGCCAGTTATCCAGAACTTGACAAAGACTTCCTGGAAGAAGGAGCTGGATTGAGCAAAACTCtaaagcaggaaaaagggcagcaaaaggaagaagataAGGTTGCTCTCAGAGACCCGCGTGCGTCGCCTGGAGTGCACGGTGAGGAAAAGCCACTTGATGAGGAAGGTGAGTTTTTGGAGTTGGGTACTGAGTACGCtacagaagaggaggagaggataAGTGAGACCTCTGACCTGTGCACGCTGGTGCAGGTGAGAAGAATGAGTAGTCTGTCCCAAAACGAGCAGTACATCAGCAAATGTGTCCTCGATTTAAAGATAATGCAAAGCATGGTGCAGCAGGCAGCAGATTCCCTGCGCAGAACAGAGGAGAAACTGGACAAATTAGAGgccactgaaaagcaaaagaagctACTCCAGGAAATTGGAATGAATCAGCTTTCTAAGCAAATTGTTCAAGACAGCCACTGGAACAGATCTGATGGTACTTCCCAAAATATCAATAATGCTTTTTCTGGAGTCAATACTTTTTTATGGAAGGCTATAGGGCCACCATCAACTGTCTATATTCCACCACTGGTAACATGTCAGGCACAAGGAACACTGTGTGCAGACAGTTCCCAGGCTGCTTCAAAGGCAGCAAAGGAGATGGAgacaattaaaaatgaaaagtggaAGTGTTTTCATGAGATGAGGACGAGtaataatgaaaacaagcaTCATGATCTCAGCTTCAGTGTGGTGAAAAGCCTGGATGATCAAGTGAGCCTAGACCATGAGGTAAAGTGTTGAGCAGGGTGACTGTGTTCATCCCTTCTGTGTTCTTAGCAGGTAGAGAGATGTAGCTATGGATGGTGTTCAAGAGGAGGGATgaatctgtcttttaaaatacacgTGCATACCATATGCATTGTATATAGGAATGAAAATTGTCAGCTCAGCAGTGCAAtagtattatttcttctttctccacaCTGCCCCCAGCAAAATACTAGTCCTGTGGCTCAGGAGGGAATAAAATCCTGTACTAAAATGGAGATGGGATTGTCAGGGAAAAGCGTGAGCAGAGAgagttgtgttggtttttttttttccgcctGTTTGTATACTTAGTTGTGGAGGTCTAAGCTGTCACTAGTAAGGGCTTCTAGATCATTATTAAATAGAAGTAGCTGACATGCTtagcccagagagaaagagagaaattcaTGTACTGATTTGCTGTGGGAATAACCTTAAGTCATTTAGGTCCGCTCATTCTCCTGGGAACTACGTGTTATGATATTCCGCCTACATACATGTGAAACCTGCTATAAATCCAGCGCAGAGTTTTTCCTAGGCTAAGGCCTGGAATTGTCATGCTTTCTCACAAGCAGTGCTACTGAAATATAACCTAGGGATAAAGTTTGCACGGTCCAGTTCTTCATGTATCTCATAGACAGCTCAGCTAGTAATTACCAGCATGCCAAATGTGTGCTGAATCATGGCTCGTTGGACTCGTTTCAGCATTTACTCCCACGCATATCTGgaagatgcaaaaaaaagttCAACTTGCAGTGTCAGAGAGGAGGTGATTCACATTCTGCAGCAAGTGGAAGTGAAGAAGAGGAGTGGTGAGTTTTGAGCATATTCACAGGAGTTAATTCTAGTAGATTTGGGAAAACTGTTCCAGTTTTTAAGTTGATTCATGACCCAGTTGAATCATTAAGACCTGTTGGTAAAGGTCATTTTCGGTTAGAATATAAATATGTCAGATGCTGAGCTGTGGTTAGATGATCACGTGAACAAACTCTGGATTGGAATCAGGTTGGTGGGAGGGTTGTTGTTATCCAAGTCTGAGGTTCTGAGTATATTCAGTTGTCCACTGATCACCTTACTGAcctgaataaaacaaattacttaGTGTTCATTGTCTGCTAGTGTTTATATAGATATGTCATGCGAAGGCAGTTGACAGCTTTTGAAATCTAGATTTTAATGTACAGCTTGTCTGGTTGATCTGTAATGGACTTAAATATCTGTGCTTTCTGAGCTTCTGGCAGGTCAGTCTCCTGGTTGTGTTGGGTTCTTACAGCATGTGTGCTCTCAGCCTTCTAATTAGCATTAAAACAATTTCTAGTCTTTTACTGACTGGGGAATACCTAACATGATACACTTGTGCATTAACAGAGTTTGATGCATCTCATAATGGTTTATTATAGGTGCTGTCCGAAATCAAGATCTGAAATTTACAGTACAAAAATAAGTGAGGAGGGAGGGCTGATGCAATCAGAATGGAGGAGTGAGTACATCTGTGTTAACTCGGCATTAATGTTAGTGAGTCTTACTGCAGTGCATTAAAACTTAACATGTTTTGTAACTTAGGAAAGGTCTGTAAGGCTAAATTTCTGAAGCTCTATTAGGCTGTTCTTGGATGAAAACCAAATGAGTAGAATCCTGTGTCTTGCACATTCAGGGCGTGGAATAATCACAACCACAGTGAGATAGGTTGTTTATAAAATCCAAGGAATTTCTGGCCTTGTTCTGGAGGATGTAAGGGAGGGACAGCATATTAATTTAGAAAGGCTAGTATAGCAATGACCAGTGGATGGCAGTACAGCCATGAATAACGGAGAATGCAAACTAACAAAAATTATTCATCTAAAGACCGTACCAATTTATGCAGGTTTTTAGCTTTCCTTAAAATAGAAGGAAGTGGTTAGCTCTTTTCATGATGAAGGAGTTTATAGGGTATAACTTCAGCATTTCCAAGTCTGCAGACACAATGAAACTCAGGGCATGCTTTGAAGGTCCAGTTTCTGTTGTCTGAAttggcaattttattttttttgtgtagcTGAGGTAAAGCAAATGGCCAGAAGAGTGGCCTCAGGACAACTAGAGCTCAGCTCTCCCTATCCAGCTGGTGAATGTACATCTGAGAGTGAAGCAGAGAGTATAAAGGAAGCCTTTCAACATGTTGGAGTCAAAAAAAGTCAAGACCAACAAAGCTATAGATGGCAGACAGATGATAATGTTGAGCTTTGGGATCTGGGCAGTGAGGATAGATCTGAATACGAGGAGAGTGATCTGGAGTCTGCATTCAGAAGTCCTGGAGGtaaggttggaaaaaaaaaaaaatttcttctacTTCTGTGTCTCTCCGTTTCCCAGCAGATTTCAGCTTCtgtgattgttttgttttattgttacgataattttcaattttatctTCCAGAGTCTTGTCCCCAAAGAAGGTCAATCACTCAGTTATTGGTGAACATAAATAATAGACTAGGATGAGTATTGGATGTTAATAGGTGGAGGTAATGTCCGGTGAGCTCGGAGACCCTGCTTCATCCTTGATTCCCATGTATCAGCATGGGAGGCCCAAAACTTTCCAATCCAGGAGTATGCTTTCacactttatttctttcagtcGGACTACAGAGATGTTTTTTCTGTAGCAGCATAGTGGGTAGTGCTTTTGTAATAGTTACAGATAAAGGAACCAGGAAGGCTTCACATGCCTAGATTAACGATGTGAGCatttaaatgtcattatttCTCGATATTCCTGACAATATAGTTTTACTGTCTGCTCTCATTGATATTACATTGGTGGTTCAGATCACTCACTTATTATTTTTTGCCTAATAATTTTGTTCCATTCTGGCATCCTAGGGAGAAGTTGCCAGTCACCATCACAAGATGAACAAGCAGAGTCTGGAATAGTCATTCATAAGAATTCAGTCTTTCCCCAACAAGTTGAGAATCCATCCAAAGTATGTAAAGTAATCCAAGAAATGTAGTTGCCGCTAGTTACCTGTAAACCAGTTCAGCCTGGCATCTCCGTGTTGCGCACTGAACTACCAAGGCAGCTGATCTTTTCAGTTATGATCTGACTAACGTTCCCTCCttctgccccccacccccccttttttttttgtttggttctgtAAACCATCAAAATAATGTAAGGAGCAGGAGGTAGGTTGAAACTTGGAGTGatcaaattaaatataattttgattCGCCACAGTATTGTTTAACATCATTGAGTAAAATGTATATAATAGAGGGTAGAGAAAGTATCTCAAATGATGACGTCTTTCACAACAGAATTCAAGGGAATTATTTTGTTACCTTCATTCATTGCCTGATGTGTCTGAAGAATTCTTGACTCCTGAtcctgattattttcttcctcatgttacTTGGGGAAGTTCAGAACTAGAggtaaaaatagcagaaaagaCAGGAATGAAGTCTGTGTCAAGAACTTTGGACGTAAGTTACACAAGATGTGGTTTTATTATGCTCCTGTTTGATTTGAAGAAGAGCTGTAGAAAATGGGAGAATGacagcttttattcttttattttgaaataatagcTACAAAATTCTAACCCTGTTCCTTTAAAACACACACCTGTGccctccccaaaaaaccaaaccaaaaccaccaaccccCCccgccaaacaaacaaacaaataaaacccccaaaccactcAAATTCCCAAAACACCAGGGgcatgttttcttaatttatttactAGGAAATTACATAATATGTGGCTGAGTAAAGTCTTAGGCAGTTGATAatctcagcttttccttcacAGCTCTATCAATTATAGTACTCAATAGTCTTAGAACAATCTTCATTTCTTGAAGATTTCAGAACTATTGTATGGACTGTTAAATCCAATCCATGCCATTTGCTGATAAGCTCTTGAAAAGTTTGTCTGTCCATTCTGATTATTGTGAACATCATCCTCTGAGAGTCGTCCTGCCCTCTACAACTTGCCTGCGAGAAACTgaatttgcttccttttttccccccttcagACCTTAAATGCTCAGGGCAAATTAGAGGAAGCTTGTGAAGGAGTTTTACAGAAAGAGTTACCTGAAGATGCAGGATCGGGTGTTCAGGTTGCAGGTAAATGtgctctttcttttaaaggtaCTTTTGAGTCAGAGAGACAGAGTCTTGTTACGCTATATTTTGTCAGCAGCGCTCCTGTCAGAAGGCTGGAGCTTGATTCTTCAGGGTCACTCAGTCTCTTATTCCTCATTATTTTAGTGAGAGTTCAGGACACTCAGGACTTTGGAAGATGAGGTTTGGGCATTGCAGTCACTGAAGTATTGTTGAGTACAGTGATTGTGTACTTGCTgtgtttcagttaaaaaaaaaccaaaacttgtTTGCAGTCTTCTGTTTTTACACCCTAGGGCTAAGTTTTAGTGTTTTTATGCAACTTTCTGTGGTGCAGGAAACTGAATTATAGTTGTATTTACACATTACTCATTCTTTACACATTGCTAGAAGGGTCTTGAGCTCAAAAACTGTAAGAGCTGACATTGTGTGCAGAATGATGGAAGGATCATCGCTGTTTCTCTAGCCTGTTTCCTCAGCTCAGATTTGTAAATGTTGCGATATTCCCCAGTGCTTCAGCAGTTGACTGTCTGGCAGCTGTGGTATGTTTATGAAAATTCATCTTTAGAACACATTTGTCTCTTGACAACAACAAAGGTCACAAGAACTAAAAAATTTAATAAAGTTGCAATTTCCTGTTCAATGAGTtgtgtcattttcttttgcacttGCAAAACCCAATAACAGGGAACATTTGTTATTTGTATTCAGGAGGAAAAATGCtattctgcagcacagcagcgcAGAACTCTGGCAATAATGCACAAGGAGTGAATCAACTTATCCATGTGCCTGTAGCAAGGTAGATGGTCTTATTTGCATTGTTACTTCAAGCATAAATTAGGTTATAAAGTGTGTTCTCTTTATTAATTATGCTTATATATCTAATATTCAAATAAGATGCCAGtggtgttttttaattattatccACATATCATAGTTCCCTTGCCAAGAAAATACTAAAAGGGCTTTCACAAGTCTCATgggagttttgttttttacagcattcagtatttttattttttttgcttaacGAGGGAGCTAAAATAGGAAACATAAGTCATGTATCACAGTTCCTTTTACACTGTTAAACTACAGTCTTAGAGCAGAGATAATTCGAATTAAGGCTTCACtcatctgttttaattttgttgtgcTTTGGGTTTGGAGCTCAAGTGGCGTGAAGCCCATGCCTTGTCCCCTCCCGTGGGATCAGTGCGATGCGAGTACGCTCACCGCATCTTCCCTGCAAGTAACGTTAGCCCGTGCTTGGAGATTTGCAGTCTCATCTGTCAAACATGAAGCATTTATATCTGATATTTTTGTGAATTTTATATTCTACTAGTATGCAGAGATGTTGTCTGGAatcaccagctcctgctgcacgGGGTGCTTCTGCTTAGAGGAACAGTCCTCACCCTGCAGGTCTCTCAGCCGTGGTTTTCAGGGGTCTGAAGAGTCCCCAGCCTGTAGCTCAGCTTTCCGTGTGTCCTCCAGACTTTGCAGCTGCTCACGTTTCCCAAGCGTAGGCACAAGAACTGCTGGTACTGCTGTCAGTACTGCGctccctccttctctggaggAGCAGAGTTAAAAGAGGCAGGGAGCAAGTGTGTAAATACTCGGTTTTAATGTAAAAGGTAATGGTTTTGGTTGCGCTCTTCACTCTTTTTCTCCTAGCACGCTCCATCTTCTAAGGTTTTATGCAAAAGGTTTTTATGAGCTGCAGTCTACCTCCGAGGGAAGGTAGTCCTTTAAACtttttgagagagaggaaaCTAAATACATTTATCTTCATAATTCTCTGAGAGGATCAATGAATGTGACCTTTCTTCCCTCATTCCAGTGTTGAAGCAGCACAAGAAGGGGTACTGTGGGAGCCGCGGGAAGAACgcaaagaaaaagatgtgtAAGAGCCACAGACCATTTTATAGCAAAACTTCAGCAAGATGGTTATTATCATTGTAAAAGTTTTGTGTTGATGCAAAGCAGGAAGATGGGACAGACCAAAGCTGAGACAGAGAAAACTATCTGAAGTATTGAAGGAATATTTTCTTGTGATACACTGGGAGATTGGTATAAAAGAGTTTTCTGCAGCATGGCTCATATTTGAAGTTCTTGCCTTTTCTGGGGGCAGTTTCTTGAGACTGCATTTAAAGGagaattattaaaatgaatcctgtaaatgaagggaaaataaataattaactTTTTATGTCTCTGCAACATCATTGAAGATAGTGATCTTTAGATTTCCAAGAATTCTGTGAGTTTTCAAATggaatttctctcttccttttggaAAACTAGATAAGACTGAACACAATTAAACTTTAAAGAATCTGAAAATAGCAGAATTTAGTGATTCCGAAGTATAAGCAGTGGCTGTTCTAACTGTCAGAACTTCAATGCTTCAGATCAGTGACAGATATTCAGGATTTGTCGAGTATCCCCTACGAGCAAGAGAACTACTACAGAGATACGGATTGTAAAACACCCCGAGTGAGTCGCACACCGAGTGTCAGCACCCCGCTCAGCTCAGGTACCCCTGGGAGGACCGTGATTTCCTTAACCTTTCCATCTCGGGAGTTAAACCTTCCTACCGAGACTTGCTGATGTAAAAATCATTGCTGTGAATCATGGAAACTCCATTCACATAGTACCAATGCAGAAATGTCAGGCTAGGAGTAAGTAACCACAAGAAATGCTCTACCCGTTGTTTGAAATCTCCTTGTTTTGGTCTGGAGAGTGACAACTTTGTAGTTAGAGCCTGTTAGGTCAAAATAAATCTGTAACATAGAACTAAAGGAGAATTTACAAGGATGCAGCTGAAAAAGCCTGTATCTGAAATGTCACTGTAAGATAATTACTTGGTAGCTAACGGTAGCTTTCATAAATCAGAAATTGATTTAGACATTTAAAATGGATTCGAAGTGATGCATGTagattttagcattttaaagaCAGATAATGTAAGAAGTAATCAGTATATTTTGAGTGTTGATAAATTGATCTCGATGTTTGTTGAATTTAGTGTTGTTTAAGAGCAATGaattattatttgctttgtaCTTTCAGTAATTTGGTGCAATAAAGTAATCAAAGTTTCTCAGTTGGCAAAGTTTTGCATAAATAATGTCTGAGGTGGAACTCTTGGGTGCTCAGTTTGGACTTTTGCTTAGAGACCATGTATGGACAGTCATTTCTCAGAGTTCCTTGTGCAGGTGCCTGTTAAAtacaagaaatttttttctgcttctgttaaaATGTGAccaatatagaaaaaaaaagtacttttgctataatttttttttcttttttcttttttttttttttcctagaaggaAAAATTCCAATAGCCTTTGAGAAACGCAAACACCGCCATGAAGTAGCTTCAGATTATTCCTTTTGTGGTTCTCAAGAGCTCTCCTCTGCAGCGTCCAGGACATTTGCTACAGCCTATGAAGAAGAAAGGAACACTGAAATTCCCTCTGCTTCAGGAGTTTGCTCATCTGAATTGAATAAGCCAGTAAGTCTAGAAAATTCACCTTATGCCAGTTTGTCCTTTTTCTGCACAGACATGGCACAATGTTATCAACTTTGTTGTATGAAAAAATCCTCTCTCTTTGGAGTTAACAATTTCCAAGGTCACTGTAGTGACCTTTTCAGGTAGTTATCTATAAAATAGTTGCCTTTATACCTTTCTTATTGTTATTCATTGATGGAGTTGTCATTTAAAGATTAAGTTAGAATTTGTTCAACCAGAGCAGTAGTGACTGCGTTCATTGTCATCAGGTCAGGTCTGTGGCTTTCTGCTTGCGTAGCAGACAGTCGGAGTTCATTAAGCTCATTAACAGCACAGCGCTGCCTTGACTGGCTCTGTGGAGATATTTATTTTGTCACTTCCTTGTCTAAAATCTTTCCCTAGAGTTAAGTGCACGAAGTACCTGTTTCCATTTTGAGGACAGTGAGGACTTGCCTGTGAATATAAATTCTTGATTTTTggtaaataagtaaataagtGTGCTTGGCTTTAATAATAAAGATTCAAAACAGAGGATGGGATATTAAGAGATGTTGGAGCTGTAGTTTCAGAGTATTCCTGTCCAATTGTCCATACAGAGTGTTAAAGTGGATAAAGATTTCATAGCTGACAGTATCTTACGGGTGGCTAAAAGGTGAATGCGGAGCAGCCTAAGCAAAATTTTTGACACATCTGGCTTACCTGGATGCTACCTCTGTTTTCATATTCTGAGCTGATTGaagagtttatttaaaaatttaatggTCAACTAAGGCTTTAATCAAGGCCTTGCCTCATTTGGGATTTAGTATGTTGAAGGGGAGGATTGAAGACCAGCAGTTCTTCAATTTACCTTCTTGTGTTCCGTGGTCTTACACAGGAGGGGTTGCCAGTAGTTTCTTCAACCTTGAGAAGCACCAGGAAGACCTCTGGTAAGTCTCTTAACCCAGACCCAG
The Caloenas nicobarica isolate bCalNic1 chromosome 17, bCalNic1.hap1, whole genome shotgun sequence genome window above contains:
- the TEX14 gene encoding inactive serine/threonine-protein kinase TEX14, whose protein sequence is MAYVLPLPIPCPVQLGSVKGDSVEAELHEYVRQGNYVKVKKLLKKGVFVDAVNSMGQTSLFTAALLGLGKIVDVLLDYGSDANHRCYDGSTPVHAAAFSGNQWILSKLLDEGGDLRVHDKDGRNPQCWAMSAGKESSAQMLEFIQRCTFHMQAAVQNFPSDLLRKAGSSKALVCSPSRFGGLVQGTADSPLGRFLKGGANAAKSIYSFGFGKFYLAGSGHLGYLASLPIIGEKDVVQADDEPTFSYHVGPYMVMTNLMWGGSRVTVKELSFEPHQNCSKLRLADLLIAEQEHSSKLRHPHLLQLMSVCLSSDLEKTRLVYERVNFGSLYSILHERRTEFPVLHMETILHVLLQISDALRFLHSRGFIHRSLTSYAVQIVSSGEAKLCNLEYMIESKDHGEHSDLTRIPVPVQLYKWCSPEVILEKVVTVKSDIYSFCTVVQEALTETPPWKGLEDSSIEQLIISGQQLETDVRLPMPYYNIVNSGLEPKQKNRSVKLQDIQYILKNDLKDLTKFQTGHAEGLSKAQGPTVFADVNICLTSAFSYRKRTQGLQGEEITKADSPAAPRHSLFPEENSAVVDHEAPTGPQLVAQDESPDVASELPATLSVSDADDSLCSFEINEIFASYPELDKDFLEEGAGLSKTLKQEKGQQKEEDKVALRDPRASPGVHGEEKPLDEEGEFLELGTEYATEEEERISETSDLCTLVQVRRMSSLSQNEQYISKCVLDLKIMQSMVQQAADSLRRTEEKLDKLEATEKQKKLLQEIGMNQLSKQIVQDSHWNRSDGTSQNINNAFSGVNTFLWKAIGPPSTVYIPPLVTCQAQGTLCADSSQAASKAAKEMETIKNEKWKCFHEMRTSNNENKHHDLSFSVVKSLDDQVSLDHEHLLPRISGRCKKKFNLQCQRGGDSHSAASGSEEEEWCCPKSRSEIYSTKISEEGGLMQSEWRTEVKQMARRVASGQLELSSPYPAGECTSESEAESIKEAFQHVGVKKSQDQQSYRWQTDDNVELWDLGSEDRSEYEESDLESAFRSPGGRSCQSPSQDEQAESGIVIHKNSVFPQQVENPSKTLNAQGKLEEACEGVLQKELPEDAGSGVQVAGGKMLFCSTAAQNSGNNAQGVNQLIHVPVASVEAAQEGVLWEPREERKEKDVSVTDIQDLSSIPYEQENYYRDTDCKTPRVSRTPSVSTPLSSEGKIPIAFEKRKHRHEVASDYSFCGSQELSSAASRTFATAYEEERNTEIPSASGVCSSELNKPEGLPVVSSTLRSTRKTSALSQASNHCTDELPPPARELLDEIEYLKQQESIAQDFKEKELYDCGVQINVPDQMKMEDRESKKESERNEKRNDSLWMKESFHLAEETERAHSTLDDVLERMLHSVPGDEEIQEQPQRHTLGAASLRHPEDVRRKKGVEEGGAGARGGAPESRAGSSEDRHPEDQKFHLQKQLASSSPFRIIVLDQSSPA